tTTTCAAGAGCTAGTATACTgagattatttatataactaaatagAATTAAACACTAATTAATTCATTCtcttattcataatattattaaatttttaattttttattctatattaatattatttaaatttttttatataaaaaaataattcttatatattcaaaattatcacaaattataatttttttaaataatttaaattattaaaaaataccctaatcccaatttataaataaataactctgTTCCCTCCAAATCATCATCTAAATAATTacttattatttgaaaatttcaccATAGtcaaaattgatttaaatagaCCGAACAAATGTAAAATTTGAGCTAAACGTGTCACACATAGATATGAGTTGTTAAGATAAACCGGGTCAACTGGTTGCGGCATGTGTCATCCCTGATGATGACTCGTGTAGTCTTTCCCTGGACACGTTCATTGAATTGAGTACGAATAATAGCTCTGTAAAGTACTATTTATCTCTCTCAGAAACAACTATCTTCCTCATCTTTTACATTCATACTTCTCTGTAAACTGGTGAACAATAATCTTTAaccttctattttttatattttatttgaaaatcaatactCATCTATCTCTTCTTCTCCTTTCTTGTTTTCTCAGAAGCAACAAACCATGTCTGCAGACGTCGGCGATTCTGATCCGGGTATTTTTCAActttcattgttatatttttaattgatgcatgcaaataatttgataattcatATCCAGAGACAGAGgtttaagtataattttttttcaaaaaaacatctGCCTTTGATGGATCGAAACCAGGGTATAGGGTTTTTAATAGATCGGCCCTGTTCGGTGATTCTGATCAGGGTGTTTTTCAACAtttcttgttatatttttattgtttatgattttaattgaTACATGCAAAGCCAATTGTGGGTGATTATGATTTTAGTATTTTTCAACAtttcttgttttgttttgttttcatcTCTTATGTTTTTTATTGATGCATGCAAAGACAGTGtcataattaattcatttgataGTTCATATCTAGAGACAGAGGTTtaagtatgatttttttttccccAAAAAACATCTACTTTTGATGGATCGAACCAGGGTATAGGGTTTTTAATAGATCTGGGTATTTTTCAACATgtcttgttttattttcattatatatgattttaattgATGCATGCAAAGCCAGTGTCACAATTCATTTGATAGCTCATATCcagttttgaaagaaaaaaaatgtacttTTGAAGAATCGAACCATGgaatacataaatatttgtgGGGTTTAATAGATTGTCCCTGTTCATATACTGATGTATAGATCTTACAAACATATTGATTACTGATAAGCCTCTCGATTTGATTTTCCAGTGCACGACGAATCTAGACTCGAAAAATACGATTCTAGCTACTTTTTTTCCAATTCTTCAAAGAAACCACAAAATGAAGGGATGGGTTCGGTTCCATCCATTGAAATCCTTCCGGATGAGTGTCTAATCGAGATCTTCACTCGCCTTTCGATTGGACAATCAACCAGTGCATCTGCATGTGTTTCCAAGCGTTGGCTTAAGCTCTTAATCACCATCCGAAGTGCTGAATATCGCATACAAGAAGATGAGAATGTTGAATTCGGAGATGATGAACATCTCAGTAGATCTTTAGAGGGGAAGAATGCGACAGACATTAGACTTTTCGCTATTGCAATAGGAGTCGCGAGTCTAGGAGGGCTTGGCAAGCTAATGATAAGAGGAACTCCCGATTTGGTTAATGGAGTTTCAGATACGGGTCTTTCTGCAATATCTCACTATTGTCATTCTCTGAGAGTTCTTTCTTTATGGAACACCCCTCTGGTGGGTGATCAAGGGTTGTTGGCGATTGCAAATGAATGTCCACTACTAGAGAATATTGACCTTTCTCACTGCACAAGGATTTCCAACTATGGCTTGGCTTCAATTGCAGAGTATTGCCCTAACTTGATCTATCTTACGATCGAGTCATGTCCTAGGATAAACGATCTAGGAATCATCAGTCTGGTTCAGTCGGCTTCAAGGCTAAGGAAGTTGAAGATTCATTCGTTAAGAATATCAGGCATATCCCTTGCTGCTATTGGCTTCTATGGGAAGTCGTTAGACACATTAATCCTCGGCAGGCTTCCTTACGTGAGCCCGAAAGGGTTTTGGTTGATGGGGAAGGCACCAGGCTTAAAGAAACTGGAATCTTTAACGGTCAGTTCTTGTAGTGGGTTAACCAATATCTGTCTAGAAACTATAGTGGAAGGTTGTTCTAGTTTGAAGCAAATAAGTCTTAAGAAGTGTTGGTTTGTCTCGGATCATGGTCTGGTGACTGTCGTGTTCACATCTGGATCTCTCAAAAGTGTGTTATTAGAAGAATGTCACGGAGTTACCCAATATGGGATACTTTGTGTTATAATGAAATTGAAATCTCTGGTGATCGACAAGTGTATGGGAATCAAAGTACTACCTCTTCACATGAACATTTTCTCTtcgaagattcgatcgttgtcTATCATAAACTGTCCCGGTTTTGGTAACGTGGGGTTGACATGTCATCGGTTAAAGAACATTGATTTCAGTGGCTCGATCGGAATAACCAACTCTGATCTTATGGCTATTATAAAACGATGTACATCTGGACTAGTCAATGTGAATCTAAGCGGTTGTTTGAACTTGACGGATGCAGTGGTTTCAGCTATGGCTTATCACCATGGTGGCACTCTCGAACAATTGTGTTTGGAAGATTGTCACGGTGTTAGTGATTTAAGCGCGATGGCGATTGCTGACATGTGTAAGACGCTGAATGAGCTGGATTTATCTGGGTGTAAGATTTCTGATTTTGGTATTGCTGTTTTGGCATGCAGAGGGGAGTTTGATTTGCAGATCCTTTCGTTGGCTGGATGTTGCGATATTTCTGATGAATGTATGCCTTTTTTGGCGATGTTGGGGAAGAATCTGGTGGGTTTGAATCTCAAGAACTGTTGTTCAATTACTAGTGGGTGTATAGACCAACTAGTTGACATCTTGGGGAGGTGTGATGTTCTTTCATGAAGAACACGACAGCAGCCATCCGAGGTAAGAATAGACCTGGATTTACAATGAAAAATCATATGTTTATGTATGTTCCAAACACTTACTAAGTCATTTGTCTTTTCCAGAGTTTTAGTCTCAAGTGTTCTCTTAAATAAAACAACTTCGGTATTATTTTCGTGTATTTTTTTAAACGACTTAGCATCAATTCATTATAATGAACATCACAAACAAGACATACAAACAACAACACTAGTATGACTTCATCGTAATTCATGTTCCAATTTCGACATAAAGACCAATTTTGCTCATTCTTGGGATTCGCCTCAACGTCACAGAAATTTATTACCTCTTGCTCCATTGCTTTCGAAAACCTTTTTCATAACTCAACATTAAACCAACAGCCGAGCGGAATAAGTGATTCGACCTCTCCTTATTTCCTTCACAAAGTAGGCAATTAGAATCCGGTAtgtctataaatattttaacatttccTTCACAAATAGGCAATTAGAATCCGGTATGTCCATAAACATTTTGATGCGATTCCTAGTTGAGAGTCTTTTCCTAAACAATAACCACATTTGTTTCTCGGTATAATCTTAGAAGACCAAACAACATATAATCAGTCCACATTGTCTCCCCTACCACGAATCGACTCCCAAGCTAACACGGATATCGTATCTTATATCTTCTGAAATTCGCCTTAGAAGACCATCCCATTCCCCGTCTTTAACATCCCGAATAGTGGCTTTATGGAAATCTTTTCTTATTCGGACTCTTTCAAATTTCGCCTTTAGAATtcttagaatataagataatatatatgtaagaaattgtgataatattattaatatattatattatattatatatcattattatattatattagtttcttttatataatagacataacttatgtaattcaatatatcAATCTAATACAATTTCTTTCTTCTTATTCTAACACAATTTCTTTCTTCTTATTCTAACATGGTATCTTCTTTATTCTAACATCATCAGAACTTTATTTTCGTTCTTGAGTCAATAAGTGATAGTCTtccgctgcctccatcaatgaTTACTTTAGCCACTGATGGAGGACTctaataattctttattaactattattactACCATTCTCTCGTTAGAATGAATTTTACAGGTGTTATTTCACCCCAACATTCTATTTTCATGGGATTCTACATTTTCACTGGTTTTCTTTAATGCAACACACTGTCATCCTGTCGTTAGATGGATTTCGAGACTCGTGAGTAACTTCGGAGTTTATTCGGTTGTTGTTTCACTTCAGCATTCAATGTTCATGGGATTTTACATCTTCGTTGGTTTATCAGTCAACACACTGCCATTCTATAACTGGATGGAGCTCAAAAATTTATGAAGCTTGAAGAATACACTATCAACATTTCAACCtctcgtcttcaacctcaagttgttcaagtatttttcatcttgagtttgaggaaggatgttagaatataagataatatatatgtaaaatattatcacaatattatataaattatgataatattattattatattatattatattatattatattatattatattatattatattatattatattatattatattatattatattatattatattatattatattatattatattatattatattatattatattatattatattatattatattatattatattatattatattatattatattatattatattatattatattatattatattatattatattatattatattatattatattatatattatattatattatattatattatattatattatattatattatattatattatattatattatattatattatattatattatattatattatattatattatattatattatattatattatattatattatattatattatattatattatattatattatattatattatattatattatattatattatattatattatattatattatattatattatattatattatattatattatattatattatattatattatattatattatattatattatattatattatattatattatattatattatattatattatattatattatattatattatattatattatattatattatattatattatattattatattatattatattatattatattatattatattatattatattatattatattatattatattatattatattatattatattatattatattatattatattatattatattatattatattatattatattatattatattatattatattatattatattatattatattatattatattatattatattatattatattatattatattatattatattatattatattatattatattatattatattatattatattatattatattatattatattatattatattatattatattatattatattatattatattatattatattatattatattatattatattatattatattatattatattatattatattatattatattatattatattatattatattatattatattatattatattatattatattatattatatatattatattatattatatatattatattatattatattatattatattatattatattatattatattatattatattatattatattatattatattatattatattatattatattatattatattatattatattatattatattatattatattatattatattatattatattatattatataatataatataatataatataatattatattatattatattatattatattatattatattatattatattatattatattatattatattatattatattatattatattatattataaactcaaattaatgtttatataatatagataacCTATGGAATTTAATATATCAATCTAATacaatttctttcttatttactCTAACAAAAATGATAGGTCAGTTTTCAAATCTAGGGTCATGCCAAAATAGTGTTCCACAACCATCTCCAATTCGAATATTGAAAACTGAAAGGGCACTATCTTTATTTAAGCTCGAGGATATTTCTAAGTGACCATGCCATGTCTATCTTCATTTTGCACGTTCATACGCTTAACTCGTTTTTCATAAACCTTGAATTGAAAAAACCTTAAATGTATTCATTTCACTCTAATGAattttatttcaacttaattGCCTAGAAATGCCTATATATTAGCGCTTTATTCCACTTCATACAATTCCTCAAGCCAATTCTCCCTTTTTCTTTCGGTTTACACACATTAGTCCATTTTACCTTTTTCCCGCATTATCCTTGATTTCCCTAAATGAAGTCCTGCATAAGACGATCAAGATCCTTCATGACTTTCTTTGGAAGAATGATTTGCTGTGCCCAATATCCAATGATACCCATAGTGACTCTCGTAATCAATCCTACCCGCATACGATAATCTTTTTGTTACACATCCATGTATCGAATTCTTGACTTTCTCAATGAGGGATCTACAATGTGAAGTAGTTGCTTTTATGATAACAGAATACCCAAGTTACGAACCGATAATGTGCCTTATTTAATCCCCATAATGTCAAAAATGACCTCGCTTCCTTTTTTACACCTACATAGAGTGTCAAACTCTTTTTTAAGATCGGTAATACTTGAGAATATATTAATACTTCCTTAATGGTAATACTTCCTCAATGGTTTTAATAGAATCTACATCAGCGTGagcaaaaacaaatattagtaATGTTTTCCTCCCTATAGAATGGATGGTGAGTAAATGGTCGATTCAACAAATATTAGTAATGTTTTCCTCCCTATAGAATGGATGGTGAGTAAATGGTCGATTCTTTTGGAgcattgtaaaaatattttctcaaagATCTCCATGATCAATACAAACAGGTAAGAAGAGAGAATCTCCTTGTCTTACCACATTTTCACCCTTGAGAAACTCaccattaattttatttacgcTAACAATAAAATGAGGAGTTGAGATATATTGCCAAATTCGgcctataaaaataattgagaaaccTGAAACACTCAAAAGATCATGAATAATAGTCCACTTaattgaatcaaatgttttctAATCAAATGCTTTATGAATGTCTATCTTCCACCCGAGGGGAGATGGATTTCTTACCATAGTTAACTAAAAGTCTCTACATAAGGAGGATAGTGTGTGATAATATTCTACCCGAAATAAAAACAGATTGACCTAAACTTACAAGATTAGGCATGACTACTCAAATACGTTTAGAAATAATCTTGTAAATAACATTCAAACACGAGATTGATCTAAAATTCTGGATCCTCTCGGGTAGGAGACACTTCAGAAACAAATTGAGCACGGTGACGTTCCATTATTTAAGCATCAtactattttgaaaatattcgaGGACACCTTCACAAACTTCATGCTCAAACCACATCCCAATGTTTTGTGGAGTCAAAATGTGTGTTAACAACTTTTGTGTCAGTAATACTAGCCCGAGATATGAGATTAGTACGTAACCGGATTTGTCGGAAGCTATTTTAAGACCCaagaaataacttaaatttCCAAGATCTTTTATTTCGATATGTTGATGTAGAAAATTTTTGAGATCATTAATGTCATTTGTGTCATCATCAGTAATTAtcatatcatccacataaagtaAAAGTAATGTGCAACTTTGATCTGTTTTGCGTAGAAATAGTGTATGGTCATAAGAGCTAGATTTGAAACCAACATTGCTAATTGTGTAGCTAAATTTGGCAAACCATTTCATAGGAGCAtgtttgagaccataaagaGCTTTGTAAACTctacaaactttatttggagGATGATCATACCTCGGGGAGGTTGCATGTACACTTTTTCTGTTAGTTCACCATTAAGGAATGCATtcttaacatccatttaaaATAGTTGTCATCCTACTACAATGAGGCAACGAACCGAGGTCAAACGAGCAATAGCAGCAAACGTTTTCTCATCATCAATACCATATTCTTGAGTGTATCCCTTAACAATAAGTCGAGCTTTATATATTCAACTGAACCATCTGTTCgtgtcttaattttaaaaacccatTTGCAACCAACAACAGACTTATGTGAAGGCAAATCAACCAAGTTCCAAGTTTTTTTCTTGGTAAGTTCTTGTAATTCTTATAACATTGCTTGTTGCCACAAAGGGTTAGAGTTGGCTTCGCAAAAAGTTCGAGTTTCATAGAAAGAGATAATAGTTGAGTATACATGAAAATTACGGAGACAAACGAAAGATTGACTTACACGATTGGTACAGTGAAGAGGTAATGGTGGTGAATGAGGAAATTCTTGGATGATAGGATCAAATGATGTTAATGGATCCTGGGATCCTAAGATGGAGAAGATACTAAGGTAGGAGATAAGGTAGGAGATACAAGTGGAGTTGAAttgagttgcatgaactgttaAATGATCCTACCATAAGATAAGGAACAACGGTATGGTAGGATCATAAAAGATTGAGTAGAAGGCTCATTAACTCTAAATTTAGAGAGAATCCAAAACATCTTATGTTCTCAAAATGTTACATGCCGAGAGATATGAAGACATTGAGATAATGGATCCCAACACATATATCCTTTGTGTTCAATTCCATAACCTAAGAAATAATATAATCGAATTCGAggttctaattttttttactcatgaggttataataaaacaaaataggcACATCCAAAAACTTTGAGAGTTTGATAGTTAGGAGCTCgattaaaaaaacattcaaaaggAGAGAAATGTTACATATGATAAGAGAaggaatataattaataatttaaacagaAGTGAAAGTTGCTTCTCCCCAAAATTTATCGGAACAAGAGAATGAGATGAGAAGGGCATGGACAACAATAAGAATATGTCTATGTTTTTGTTCTGCTCGACCATTTTGTTGAAAAGTTTCAGGACAAGATCTTTGAATAATTATGCCTTGTGCTAGAAATTGtgtgaattttgtgtttttatattccATAGCATTATTAGtgtacaaaattttaattttggatgAAAATTGAGTGTTGATCAAATTAGGAAAACGAATGCAAATTGGTAATAATTCAGATCTATTACGCATCAAATAAATCTATGTATAacgagaaaaatcatcaataaatatgattttatggCATAATATTTCAAACCACCCATAATATTTCAAACCACCCATAATATTATGTGGTACATGACCCCAAATATCAGAGTGAATCATATTAAAAGGTGATAAATAATTAGAATCATAAGGCAAAAAAGGTGAGGCATGTCCTTTAGAAACTTGACAAGAAACACAATCAAAATTCCGGTCTTAATAGAGCCTAAAGAACTACTAGAAATTAGGAATTCAAATGATAGGTAGATGGATGACCTAATTGAGAGTGCCAAATTTTAGAAGTGACAACTCCTACAAGGGATTGTGATGTAAGAGATAAAGAAGTTAGTTCAAACAATCGTCCAACCTTACGCCCTATTTCATAGATCTTGTTTTTTCTGAGGATACAATACAACCATGACTCGAAAAAGATAAGTTAAAACCGAAATCACATAATCGTCCAACAAAGATAAGATTTAAAGAAAGTTttggaataattttttttttgtaaagacaATATGGAAGTTTGAGCAGTACCAATAGTTTAAACATACAAAGTAGTATTATCGGCAGTACAAACAATATGTGGAAGAATAGTCTTTCTAGTAGATGTAATGATAGAAGATTCAAAACTCATATGATTACAACATCTTAAATCAAAGAACCATGAGGTGGAAGTACCTGGTGTGACATACGAGACTGAGGAAGATGTAATACCATAATTTGATTGGAGGTGTTGGAAGAGGGTTAAAGGTCTTTAAGAGAGAATTTGGGAGAAATGCTCTCTAATGGAGATGTGTTCTCTAATGGAGTTTATGTGGAAACAACAACGATAGAAAATGCAGATTTGAAAGACTTGGGTGAATACTTGGATGAATTCCCTTGTGTAGCGTTTTTGTATATCAATTTTCTACATTAAAAAATACGATCTCCAAGTTTCTTACAGTAATTGCAAGTGACATCATTAGGGTTTTTTTGTGTagaatattgatatttttgaaCAGCCAAAACTGAATCAATAGATGATGTAATAGATTTTTCTACACGAAGGGTTTGTCAGCGAGCCTCTTCAGTGATTAATTCTTTAATCACAATTTTGAGGTTAGGCAATGATCctcgatgaagaagaaaactTTGAATAGATTCAAAATCCTCTTGGAGAGTCATTAACAAATGTCATGTATGTTGACGACTACGAAGattgatataaataatagttGCATCAGTACTCGGTCATCTAGGATCTCCATGTGCAATTTGATCCCAAAGTTCTTGTAATTTTGATATATACCTATGAATAGTTTGACCAGATTGTTGTTGCATTCGATGAATCCTTCTATATAACTGAAATTGATTGACATAATCAAATATAGAGTATCGATTCTTTAAAAAATCTCATACCTCTTTTGTAGTGTTGAAACGTCGAAAATCGAGCTTAATTGCCTTAATACATGTATTAAGAAACCATGTAATAATTTGATGGTTCATGTCATCCCAATTGTCTAGGCGATCTGTAAAGTCATGTTCAGATTCTCCATCTATTTGTTTGGGTTTAGGAGTCTAAACCTTTAAGAAAACTACAAATTTCTTTCTCCCACAATTCATAATTTGTACCAtcatagataatattaataggATTGAGGATATATTGAGACGACTTATCCATTAAAGTTGAATAAATATGATACTCAATAGAGTAGTTAAAGAACGAAAAGAAAGAGGATTGACCACAAACCTTAGATTTTAATGTTACGGTCCGTTAGTGTTgaggctcattaaagtcttggcctCACAGTGCGCTAATCACCCAAACCCAAGAGGGAGACCCAATCGCCTAAGTAGGTccaatgaatattttaattaaggaagACATTAGAATAGATATTccaattaaggaagagattataagatatattctaattaaggaagagattagaaGAGATAATCTAACTTAGGAAgtgatattctaattaaggaagagatatcctaaattagtgtgaTTAAATTGTAATTGGAAGACAATTCCTAACTTAATACgttgtaagtcctataaataccttagAGATATTACATTGTAATTACCAAATATTCAATATACAATTCTTATTCTCAACttctttctttctctaagtTTTTCTTACATTGTGTAAAAGGTTTTACTAGCTAGAATCTGCGTCGATCTAGCCTAGTGCCACACGGGTCGAATTTCATCCCGTGACATTAAGCTCTAATACTATGTAAGAAGAGATAGAAAGAGAATAATATTgtatatctttatttaatataatcgaGGTATTTATATCTGAGTTACATTAtcaatataaagataatataatataatataataatatatcaatataatatattattatattatataaactaacAGAAATGTTCGCCACAAAGGATTCATCAACTGTCCGGGCAGTGAAAGGATGTTGTAGACTCATAAAATAAGCCATTTTCGATAGTTTGTCGACTAccacaaatataacatttttttcttttgacttTGGAAATCTCTATATGAAATCCATGAAGACCGATTCACAAAACCGATTGGGAATTGCTAAGGGCTTCAACATACATTTGTATGCCGAATTGTCCGATTTATTCTTCAAGCACACTTCGTAGGTTTGAATGAATTATACTATGTGTTTACctgt
This is a stretch of genomic DNA from Impatiens glandulifera chromosome 4, dImpGla2.1, whole genome shotgun sequence. It encodes these proteins:
- the LOC124935471 gene encoding EIN3-binding F-box protein 2-like; amino-acid sequence: MGSVPSIEILPDECLIEIFTRLSIGQSTSASACVSKRWLKLLITIRSAEYRIQEDENVEFGDDEHLSRSLEGKNATDIRLFAIAIGVASLGGLGKLMIRGTPDLVNGVSDTGLSAISHYCHSLRVLSLWNTPLVGDQGLLAIANECPLLENIDLSHCTRISNYGLASIAEYCPNLIYLTIESCPRINDLGIISLVQSASRLRKLKIHSLRISGISLAAIGFYGKSLDTLILGRLPYVSPKGFWLMGKAPGLKKLESLTVSSCSGLTNICLETIVEGCSSLKQISLKKCWFVSDHGLVTVVFTSGSLKSVLLEECHGVTQYGILCVIMKLKSLVIDKCMGIKVLPLHMNIFSSKIRSLSIINCPGFGNVGLTCHRLKNIDFSGSIGITNSDLMAIIKRCTSGLVNVNLSGCLNLTDAVVSAMAYHHGGTLEQLCLEDCHGVSDLSAMAIADMCKTLNELDLSGCKISDFGIAVLACRGEFDLQILSLAGCCDISDECMPFLAMLGKNLVGLNLKNCCSITSGCIDQLVDILGRCDVLS